Part of the Micromonospora inyonensis genome, TCGATACGCCGGACCACGTCGTTGAAGTCGTCGAGGTCGATCGGCTTGGTCACGTACGCGTTGGCCTGGAGGGTGTAGCTGCCCACGATGTCGGTGTCCGCGTTGGAGGTGGTCAGCACGACGATCGGAATGGTGCGCAGGTCGTCGTCGCTCTTGACCGCCCCGAGCACCTGCCGACCGTCCATCCGGGGCATGTTCAGGTCGAGCAGGATGACGTCCGGACGCTGGGCCTCGGTGTGACGGCCCTCCTGACGGAGGAACTCCATCGCCTCCTGACCGTCGCCGACGACGTCGATGACCTTCTCGACGTCGGAGTCCTCCAACGCCTCCTCGATCATCAGGACGTCACCCGGGTCGTCGTCCACCACGAGGATGCGGACCGGTCCGGACCTGTCTGCGCCCATGACTACCTACCTCTGTGTGGTGGTGGGACGGTGACCGGATGATCACCTGCCGGCGGGGAATCTAACCGATCAGCGGTAGGCGTGCGACGCCGGGTCGGCGGTGGGGTCGTACCGGAACACGTCGGCCAGACCGGTCATCCGCAGCACCCGTGCCACCCGCCCGGTGGCACCGGTGAGCCGCAGCCAGCCCCCGACCGCGGCGCACGCGTTGTCGCCCCGGACGAAGGCGGCGATCCCGGTGGAGTCGCAGAAGGTCAGGTCAGCCAGGTCGACCAGGAGCTGGACCTGCCCGTCGGAGAGGAGGTGATCGATCGTCGCGGCCAGTTGGGGCGCGGTGTTCAGGTCGAGTTCACCGGCGAGCCGCAGCCGGACTCCTCCGCCATCCCGCTGGGCGTGCGTGACGGTGAACGTCAACGTGTTCCCTCTCGATCCGGCCACAGGCGGATGCTTGCGGTGGAGCAAGTATAAGCAGGTCCGGGGAGCGCGACGCCACCGACGTTTCAGGGTCGGCTGACCGCCGGGGAGGCGGCCGCCACGGCACGTCCCGCGTCGAGAAACCGGCCCGCCCGGGGAAAGTCCCGCAGCGACTGCTGGAAATAGGCCAGCGTCAGCTCCACCGAGGCGGCCGGAACGCCCCGGCTGGTGAGGATCATGGCCAGCCAGTCGACGAACTCGGTGAAGAGGTCGCCGTCGTCGACGTAGACCGCGGCGGCGAGGAAGTCGACGATGTAGCCGAGGTCGCTGATGGTGGAGTCGAGCTGGACGGCGGTGTAGTCGGCCATCTGCGGAAACCGGTCCCGCAGGTGGGACAGGGCCGAGTCGATCAGCTCGGCGCGCCGCCGCAGCAGGCCGGCGTACTCGTCGTCGGCCAGGTGTGCCAGGTCGGCGGCGGGCACCCGCCGCAGTGCGCGCTCGTCGGCGACGAGCGCCGCGGCTGCCGGGGCGTCGGGCGCCCACGCCACTCCCAGCCGCCGGGCCCACCGCCCGCCCGCCCCGAAGCCGCGACCGCCGACCAGCACCGGCACGTCGGCGCGGCGGCAGGTCTCGATCATGCGGTGCGCGTACGGGAGCCGCATCGGCAGCGCACAGGCCAGGGCGACCGCGTGCGCGTCGTACCGCTGGAGGTACGCCACCAGGTGCGCGGCGGGCACGCTCGCGCCGAGGAAGGTGACCTGCCAGCCGCGCAGTCGCAGGACCTCGGCCACCAGCCGGGCCGGCAGGCCGTGCCACTCCCCGTCCATGCAGGCCACCACGACGTGGCCGTGGACCGGGCGGGGGCTGGCCGACGAGGAGACCGCGGCGACCACTCGCTCACTGATGTGCGTCGCGGCGTGTTCCTGCGCCACGCTCCACTCGTTGCGCGCCCAGCGCTCCCCCACCTCCGCCTGGGCCGGAGCGACCAGGTCGAGCATGATCCGCTCGGCGGGCACCCCGTCGGCGAGCAGGTCCATCGCCACGTCCACCGCCGCGTACTCGTCGGCGCCCTCCAGACAGTGGAGGTACGCCGGGTAGCCGGCGGTCAGGTCGGCGCGGGCGGCGGCGCTGGTCACGATCGTCACGTCCTCGGGTGTCGGTGTCCCGAGCCGACCGGCTGCGGGACGGCAGCGGTGCCGGCCGGGTCGGGCACGGCGTGCAGGTGCCGGGAGACACGGGTGGCGCCGAGCGCCCGCATCGCCAGCACCGCGATGTCGTCGTGGTCGCCATGGGCGAGCCAGTCCCCGGTGACCTGCTCGATCCGTTCGGCCAGCGCGGGCGCCGGCATCCGCTGGCACCCGGTGATGGCGTGCACCAGCCGGTCCACGCCGAACAGCTCGTCGCCCCGCCGACCGCCCCGGGCCTCGGTGACACCGTCGCTGTAGAGCAGGCAGGTCTCGCCGGGAGCGAGCCGGACCGTCACCTCGCCGATCCGGGGGTCGGGCACCACGCCGATCAGCATGCCGCTGAGGGCGACCGGCTCCACCTCACCGGAGGCGCGCAGCAGCAGCGGCGGCAGGTGGCCGCCGCCGGCCATGGTGAGCGACAGACCCCCGTCGCGCAGCGGCCGGACCACCCCGAGCACCATGGTGGCGAACCGGCCCTGACCGTTGGCGAGGGTGGTTTCCAGCAGCGCGTCGTTGAGCAGCCGCAGCAACCGGGCGGGCTGGAACTCCACCCGGTGCAACGCCTGGAGGCACTGGCGGAGCTGACCGGTGAAGACGGCCGCCTCCACACCCTTTCCGGAGACGTCACCGAGATAGAACAGGCAACCTCCGTCGGGCAGCCGGTGGGCGCCGTAGAAGTCCCCGCCGATACGGAGTCCGGCCTGGGCCGGGCGGTAGGCGGTACCCCACTGCACCCCGGTCGCCTCGATCGGTTCGACCGGCAGCAGGCTCGCCTGGAGGGTGTCGGCCACCTCGGCCTGGTCGCGGTAGAGCACCGCCGAGGTCAGTGCCGCACCGGCCCGGGAGGCGAAGGCGCGGACCAGGTCCACGTCGGCCTCGTCGTAGGAGCGGGTCGCCCGGCGGGCGACGAGCAGCACGCCCGTCGGCGTGCCCCGGCCGGGCAGCGGCACCAGCCGGGCGCAGACGTCCGGCACCGCCAGCCCCGGCAGCCAGCCGGCCTCGGCCGCCTGTTCGACGAGCCAGTCGACCGTGTGCGGCTCTACCCCGGCGAGTCCCTCGTCGATCGCGGGCGGCAGTTCGGCGGCGCCGAGGACGCCGCTGTCCACCGCGGGCACGTCCTCGTCCGTGCGGGCGGCCCGCCACCAGCGGATCCGACCGGCACGTGGCGCGAGAACCAGCACCGCCACGTCACCCAGGGTGGGTACGGCGAGCCGGACGGTGGCCGCCGCCGCCCGGTCAGGGTGCAGCGGGTTACCGAGCTTCTCGCCGGCGGTGGCGAGGAACGCCGACCGGGCCCGTTCGGCCAGCAGGGCGTCCGCCCGGCTGACACTTTCGGTGACGTCCTCGACGTACCGGCAGCAGCGGCCGCCGGTGAGCGGCACCTGACGGACCCGCAACCGCCGGTCGTGGTGGGTGAACTCGACCGGATCGTCGGCGGCGGCGAACGCCGCCACCCCGGCCGCGGCCAGCACCTCACCGACGGTCACCTCGGGAAGCAGCCGCTCGGCGACCGGGCTGAGGTGGCGCACCACCCCGGCGGGGTCACAGACGACGAAACCCTCACGGAAGTGTTCGACGACCTCGGACCAGTCGGGCTCGGTGGCCGCGCGGTCCGGATCCAGGGAGGGCAGGGGCTGCGCAGGGCGGTGCGAGACGTCGGCGGCCCATGCCGGAGTCCGTGCGGCACCCGGCGTGGAGATCCGTCCGTCGCCCGGGTCGCAGTCCCTGACGTCGGCAGCAGTCACCAGCTAGGCCCCACTCCTTCTCGACACCCTCGCTCCGCCGGCCACGGCATGTGTGATCCAATCTCTTCGCCCCAGCCTACGCCGGTATACCGGTAACGCCACCCGTAGGCGGTGTCGGCGTACCGCGCGGAAGACTCCGGGGGTTGTTACGATTCCGAGAAACTGCCTGACCGGCAGCCCTGCGGAGAGGCGTGGTACCGGTGCCCCAGCGGAGGAAACCCGAATCGACACCACTGACGATGTCGATCGACGACTCCGACTCCATGGCGCCGCTGGTCACCGTCGCGGGCGACCTGGACTTCACCACCGCCCTGCCGCTGCGCACCGCCCTCGACCACCTGCTGGCCGCCCGTCCACCCACCATCGTGCTGGACTTCGGTGGCCTGCTCTTCATCGACAGCACCGGACTCGCGGTGATCGTGCACGCGTGGCGTGAGGGGCGCCAGAACGGCACCGTCATCCGGCTCCGCGCCATCCCCCGGTTCCTGGAGACCATCCTCGACATCACCGGGGTCAGCGGACTGCTGGCCCGGACGGCCCACGAGGACGAGTGCGAACGGCCCACCGCACCGGCCTGACCTGGGCCCCCCGGGGTTTCCCGGCCGACACCACCTGGGAACATGGTGCAGATGCCACGCCAGCTGTTGACTATCGAGGTCAGCCGGGCCGCAGCCCGGCACGCAGTGCTGCGGCTGACCGGCGAACTCGACTTCGACACCGCGCCGGAGCTGATCTGGGCGGCCAACCAGGTCCGGGCCGAGGGGCACGACGAGCTCACCGTCGACCTGACCCACGTCACGCTCTGCGACTCCTCCGGGCTGAGCGCCATCGTCGTGCTCTACCGCGACACGGCGTGGACGGTCCGACTCACCGGCATGAACCGGCAGGTCCAGCACCTACTGACCCGGACGGGTCTCGCCGAACTGCTGGCCGGTTCGCGCCCCGACGAGGACGAGAGGGCGGGCCTCGGTCCCGACGGCCAGGTCCGCGAGGTCGGCTGACCGACCCCGACCGGATCCGGGTCAACCCACGGTGACGGCCTGCGACGCGACCGGGAGGCGCCGCCCCTCGGGCTCGGGCAGGAGGTCGTCCGGTCGTCCGGCCTCGGGAGCCTGGAAGAGATAGCGGACGAACGTCGCACCCGCCTCGTTGTCCTCCGCCCCCGGCCACTGCCCCGCGCAGTCGACGCCGATCACCTCACGACCGGCGCCGTCGGCCTCCTCGAGCAGCGCCCAGACGGTCACCGGATAGCAACGGGTGGCGTCCGGGGCGAGTTGCCAGCGGGCGTACCACCCGGGTCGCGCGGGGACGATCTCGACGATTCGCTTCATGACGACCTTCCCTTCCGCGTACCTCGGAAGTTCTCACGGTCCGCTCCTGATCGTGCGCCCCGGCGGGGTGAGCGCCCGTCACCCCGGCGAGATGAACCCGGCGAACGACGGCCCGCCGCCGGCCGCCGGCCCGGTTTCGGGTCGCGCGGGGCCGGGAAGCCGCCGGGAGCGAGCCGACACAGGAAGTGAGGTCAGCGGATGAGGAAGCAGATGGAGGGGGACAACCAGCGGCGCCGGGTCCTCGCCCGGCAGGCCCGGGAACGCGGCCGGCAGCCCAGCAGCGACGCCGCCACCCTCGGCGCCTCCAAGCAGCTCACCCACCTCGACCGGGGCAAGCGGGCGGGTCCACCGCCGGCCGGCGTCCACAAACCGGACAGCAGCCGGGGCGGTCCGATGCCGCCGTCGGCCGGTCGCCCACCCGCCGCGCGGCCGGCGCCCCGTCCGGGTCCGGGCACACCCGGAGCCATCGGTCTGGGGTACCGGGAACTGGTGGGCGACGTCAGTCGCCGGACCGGGGTGGACTTCCGCGAGGCCAAGGTCGGCGCGGAGGCGACCGTGCTGGTGCTGGCCCGGGCCCTGGCGGAGGCGGACCGGCAACGACTGCTGCGTGCGGTACCGGTGTCGCTGCACGACGTGACCCCGATCGACGGGGTCGAACCGCACCGCGACCTGCCGGGCTTCCTGACCGAGGTGGCCCGGATCAGTGGCCGGACCCCGGAACAGGCCCGTTACCAGGCCGAGGCGACCATGGCCGCGCTGGCCGCTCGGGACGGACGTCTGGTGGCGTCGTTGGGCGTACCGGAAGGGCTTCGTGACCTGCTCGAACCGCCTGCGGCCGGGGGCGGCCTGGTCGGGACCACCGGGGCGGACGCGCCGCTGACCGCGGACGAACTGCGTGCCGCCCTGGCCGACCTGCCCTACTGGTCGGCGCGGGGCCCGGCGCTGTCGCGGAGCATCGCGCTGCCCCCGTCGAACCTGGACCGGGTCCTCGACCGGATCGACCAGCTGCGCCGCGACACCGGGCGGGGGCCGACGATCGCCCGGGAGACCAGCTCCAGCGCGGTGCTCACCGTGCGGAGCCGGCAGACGGACGCGGTCACCGCGCGCGTCGTCGACCTGGCCCACCGGGTCGACGACGCGATCGAGGAGGCGGGCGCGGGCATGGCCGGTTGAGCCGTCCCCCTTCGGCCGGAGCAGCCGGTCGAACCGTCCCGCCCGTGGGTGGGCGGAGCGGTCGCTCCGCCCACGGGGTGTGCGCCGCCGGCCGTCACCGGGCGGCCGTCGGTGGACGGACCGGCACCGCCCGGACGTCGGCCCGCCCCGTCGGGTCGGCTACCGTGCCCGTCGTGGACGGGGGCGACGGACCGGTACTGGTGGTGGACCCGACCCGCCGGACCGGGCGCACCCTGCTCGCGGCGGGCGTCGAGCAGTCGTACGTCGACGTCGCCGACCCGACCCACCTGCGGTTCGAGTACGTGCGGCGGATGGCGGCCGTGCTCGACCTCGCGGCCCCGTCCGGCGTACCGCTGCGGGCGCTGCACCTCGGCGGCGGCGCACTGACCCTGCCCCGCTACCTGGCCGCCACCCGGCCCGGGTCGCCGCAGCTGGTGGTGGAGCGGGATCCGACCCTGCTCGACCTGGTCGTACGGGAGCTGCCCCCGCCACCGGGGGTCCGGACCGAGGTCGGCGACGCGCGGGGCGCCCTAGCCGGGCAACCGGCCGGCGGGTACGACGTGGTGCTCGCCGACGTCTACTCCGGGGCCCGGATGCCGGCGCACGTATGCACCGTCGAGTTCGTCGCCGAGGTGGCCCGTGCCCTGCACCCGGACGGGATCTACCTGGTCAACCTGACCGACCTGCCACCGCTGGTCTTCTCCCGGGTGCAGGCGGCCACGCTCGGCACGGTCTTCGCCGAGGTCTGCCTGGTCGCCGCCCGACGGATGCTCAGCGGCCGGCGGTACGGCAACGTCGTGCTCGCCGCCGCCGCGCGGCCCGGCCGCCTCCCGGTACGCCGGCTCGCCGCCCGGGTGGCCCGGGATCCGCTGCCCGGCACGGTGCGGCACGGCCCGGAGCTGGCCGCCTTCGTGGCCGGCGCGGCACCGGCCACCGACGCGGGCTGAGCGTCGGTCGTTTCCCTGCGCCCGGATCGGGTAGCCGCGCCGGATGAGCAGCCCGGACGACCGGCTCACCGTCCGCCGGGTGGCCATCGTCCTCGGTCTGGTGCTGGCCACTCTGCTCGGGCTGGCGCTGCTCTGGGCCGTCCGCCGGGTACTGGTCTGGATCCTGCTGGCCGCTTTCCTCGCCGCTGCCCTGAAGCCGGCGGTGGACCACCTGCAACGTCGGTTCGTCCGACGACGGACGGTTGCCACGCTGCTGGTGTTCCTCGCGGCATTCGCGCTGATCGCCGGCGTCGGAGCGCTGATCGTGGTGCCGCTGGTGGACGAGGTGGCCCGGTTCGTCGAGCGAACACCGGAGTTCGTCCGGGACATCCGCGCGGGACGGGGGCGGCTCAGTGAGCTGGTGGACCGGATCGGACTGCGCCGGTACGCCGAAACCCACGGCGAGCAGCTCCAGGAGTACGGCGACCGGTTACGGCAACCGGCCCTGGGCCTGGTGCGCGGGGCGCTGGAGGCGGTGGTCGGGACGATCACCGTGGGGGTGCTGGCGTACCTGATGGTGCTGGAGTCGCCCCGGATGGGTACCGCGCTGCTCGCCCTGACCGGGGACCGGGTCGGCGCCCGGTGGTGTCTCGTCGGCCGGGAGTGCGCCCGTACGGTCACCGGCTACGTCACCGGGAACCTGGTGATCAGTCTTGTCTGTGGCGGCCTGAGCTTCGTCGTCCTGGCCGCGCTGGGCGTCCCGTTCGCCGCCGTGATCGCCCTGGTGGTCGCGGTCGCGGACCTGGTGCCGTTGGTGGGGGCGACGATAGGCGCGGTGGTAGCCGCCGGGGCGGCGTTCATGCACTCCCCCACCGCCGGCATCGTCACGGTGGTCTTCTTCGTGCTCTACCAGCAGGTGGAGAACCATCTGCTGCAACCGGTGGTCATGAGCCGGGCGGTCCGGCTGAACCCGCTGACGGTGCTGGTCAGCGTGCTGCTCGCGGCCGAGCTCGCCGGCCTGGTCGGTGCGCTGCTGGCGATCCCGGCGGCCGGGATCCTCCAGGTCCTGCTCCGGACAGCCGACCTTCCCCGGCTGCTCCACCGAGGGAGGAGGTGAGCAGGCGGCGCGGCGGCGCCCACAGCGGGGCGCCGCCGCCCGTCGACGAGAGCGCGGTGCGCCCACCCGGCTCACGGACGCCGGAGCGCCACCTCGGGTGACGAACTCTCCAGCGGCACGGCGTTCGCCGGCACCAGGCCGAGTTGCACGGCGGGACGGGGCAGGGCGGCGTCGAGCATCCAGTCGGCGCCGATCCGGGCCCGGTTGCCGGGCATGGCGAACAGGTGGTATCCCCGGGTGACCGCCTTCGCCGGCGGCCCGGACAGGGACACCTTGAGCGGGTTCGCCGCCGCGTCCCAGCCCCCCAGGTCGACCACCCAGCCCAGGTCGTGGTGCTTGTACGGCTTGCGCCGTCCCTGCCCGTACGAGGCGGCGATGTTGTGGGCGACCAGTTTGCCCTGCCGCTGGGCGTGCTGCGCGGTCATCGCGCAGATGCCGCCGGGCCGGGTCAGGTCCGGTACGGCAGCGGCGTCACCGCACGCGTAGACCTCGGGGAACCCGGGGACGCCGAGGTACTCGTCGACCACCAGCCGGCCCTTCTCGGTGCGCAGCCCCAGGTCGGCGACGAAGGGGTCCGGCCGGACGCCGACGCACCAGACCAGCGTGCAGGTGGGTACGTAGTCGCCGTCGGTGAGCCGCACCCCGTCGGCGGTGGCCTCGGCCACCGAGGTGCCCATCCGCACGTCGACACCGCGCCGGGTGAGCACCCGCTGGGCGGTGTCGGACATCCGCTGATCCAGCTCGGGCAGGACCCGGTCGGCGACGTCCAGCAGCAGCCAGCGGGGACGGACGGTCAGCCCGGCCCGCGTGGCGGCGAGTTGGTCGGTGAAGAGCTGGCCGTGCGCGGCGACCTCGGTGCCGGTGTAGCCGGCCCCGACCACGACGAAGGTGGCGCGGCTCTGCTGCTCGGCCGGGTCGGCGGCCTGCTCGGCCAGTTCGATCTGGCGGACCACGTGGTCGTGCAGGAAGAGCGCCTCCGGCAGGCCCCGGAAGCCGTGCGCGTACTCGGTCACGCCGGGGATCGGCAGCAGCTTGTTGACGCTGCCGACGGCGAGCACCAGGCGGTCGTAGGCCAGCTGCCCCCGGTCCCCCTCGGGCTGGGTGAAGCCGACCCAGCGGTTGTGCAGGTCCACCTGGTCGGCCTCGCCGATGATCACGCGGACCCCGTCGAGAGTGCCGTTGAGCGGCACCGAGACCCGCCTCGGCTCCACCACCCCGGCGGCCACCTCGGGCAGCAGCGGGAGGTAGAGGAAGTAGTCCGTGGAGTTCAGCACCACGATCTCGGCCCGGCCCCGGGCGAGCCGGGACAGGGTCTTCGCCGCGTGGTAACCGGCGAACCCGGCTCCCACGATCACCACACGAGGTTTCGTCATGTCCGCTGCCCTTCCCGCCGTCGAGGCGGACAAACCTGGCAGGTCGCCGTCGCCACCGGACCGTCGGCTGCCGGTCACCGGCCCGTCGCCCGGTGGACAGCGACACCGGTCATCGTCGTCACCGCAGGGCGCGGCCACGGCGCCGACAGCGGTTCCGCCCGACCGGATGAACCGCACACTGAGCCGCCTGACCTGCGGGAAGCTGGATTCGGGCCACGTCGGGGCGTCCGGCGCACGTCCACTGCCCGTATCCGGGGCGGTCGTCGACCGCCCCGGCGCCAGAAGGAGGGCACCGTGCAACCCGACGTCAGCGTCGTCGTCCCGGTCTACGACACCATGCCGTACCTGCGGGCGTGCCTGGCGTCGCTGCTCGGTCAGACGATCGGCCACCAGCGGATGGAGATCATCGCGGTCGACGACGGCTCCACCGACGGCGGCGGGCGGCTGCTGGACCAGCTCGCCGCGCGGTACCCGGACACCGTGCGGGTGCGGCACCAGGCCAACTCGGGCGGCCCGGCCAACCCCTGCAACCGGGGTCTGGAACTGGCCACCGGACGGTACGTGTTCTTCGTCGGCTCCGACGACCGGCTCGGCCCGGAGGCCCTGGAACGCCTGGTCGCGGGTGCCGACCGGTACACCTCGGACGTGGTGGCGGGCCGGGCGGTGGGGGTCAACAGCCGGCACATGTTCCAGGAGATCTTCGCCGAGAGCCGGGTCGACGTCGACCTGTTCGACTCGGCGCTGCCCTGGTCGCTGGCGAACATCAAGCTGTTCCGCCGGGACCTGGTCGAACGCCACCACCTGCGCTTCCACGAGGACATGCCGATCCTCAGCGATCAGCCGTTCACGCTGGAGGCCTGCTACCGCGCCCGGCGCGTCTCGGTGCTGGCCGACTACGACTACTACCACGCGGTACGCCGGCTGGACGCCCGCAACATCACCTACCGCAGCCGGCTGGAGCAACGGTTGCGCTGCGTGGAACTGCTGGTCGACCGGGTGGCCGAGCTGATCCCGGCGGGCAAGCAGCGCGACGCGGTGCTGCGCCGGCACTTCGGCCTGGAGGTGGCCCACCTGGTCGGCGACGACCTGCCCCGGTTGGACGACCCGACCCGGGAGCGGGTGTACGGGGTGGTCCGGCGGCTGGTGGACCGTTACCTCACCGACGACCTGCGCGACGCGCTCGACATCGAGACCCGGCTACGGCTCTCCGCCGTCGCCGGGGGCGGGTTGGACGACCTGCTCACCGTGATCACGCAGGACGCCGAGCGGGGTGTCCCGCCGACCGTCATGGCCGGGAACCGCTGGCACGCCGGCTACCCCGGGGTAGGGCTGCCCGCCTGGACCGACGTGACCGGGGTCCGCGCCGACTGGCTGGCCCGCCTGGACGCGGTCGCGGTGCGCTGGGAGGGCAACCGCAGCCTGACCGTCACCGCCCGCAGCCCTCACCCCGACCTGGGCCGACTCGTCGGCGGGCCGATCCGCGTGCGCGCCGGCCAGATCCCCGGCGACACCCTCGACGTGTCGCCCGACGCGCGGGGCAGCCTGGTGCGGGTCCGCTTCCCGGTGGACCGGCTGCTCGCCGGCAGCGCCACGACCGGGCAGCGCCACCCGCTGCGGGTCGAGGTCGACGGGACGGACGGTCGGGGTACCGCCGCGCTGCGCGCTCCCGGGCTGGCCCCGGCACGCCCCCGGATCCGCCGGCACGGCACCCGGCTGTACGCGGTCACCACCAGCCTCGACGCCCGGACCGGGCACCTGGTGCTGGCGGTGGTGCCGGTGACCGCGGCCCGGCTGGCCGCCCGGTTGCGCCGCGGGGGACGCTGAGCGGGACGGCCCGGTGGGCTGGCCGGGCTGGGCCGCGTGCCGGGTCGGGCGGTACCGTCGGGCCCGGACAGTGGAGTTCACCGACGGTGGAGGCGACCACGGCCAGGGAGCAGGGACGCACGCTCATCGCGTCCAACAGGAAGGCGCGCCACGACTACGCGATCCTCAAGACGTACGAGGCGGGCATCGTGCTGGTCGGCACGGAGGTCAAGTCGCTGCGGGCCGGGCGGGCGTCGCTGGTCGACGCGTTCGCCCAGGAACGCGACGGCGAGATCCTGCTGTACGGGCTGCACATCGCCGAGTACGGCTTCGGCTCGTGGACCAACCACGCGCCCCGGCGCACCCGCAAGCTGCTGCTGCACCGGGTGGAGATCGCCCGGATCCTGGAGAGGCTCCGCGACGGCGGGTCGACCCTCGTGCCGCTGTCGATGTACTTCGAGAACGGCTGGGCGAAGGTCGAACTGGCCCTGGCACGTGGGAAGAAGTCGTACGACAAGCGCCAGGCGCTGGCCGAGCGGGACGCCAACCGGGAGATCGCCCGCGAGCTGGGCCGGCACCTCAAGGGCCGGGGCCGGGGCCGAACCGAACCCCGTCGGTGACCATGCCGCCGCACGTCGACACGTTGATCTGGAATGGGTTCCCGCCGTAGATTTGGGCACCAGCAGTGAGGAGCGCGGATGCGGACCATCGACTGGCGGGACGGGCGGATCGTCGCGATCGACCAGACCCGACTGCCGCACGAGGTCGAGTTCCTGGAGATCGAGACCATCGAGGCGCTGGTCGCCGCAATCCGGTCGCTGGCGATCCGGGGGGCACCGGCGATCGGCGTCGCCGGGGCGCTGGGGGTGGCCCTGGCCGCCCGCCTCCACGGTGACGACCCGGCCGAACTGCACCGGGCCGTCGACGCGGTCCGGGCGGCCCGTCCCACCGCGGTCAACCTCGCCTGGGGTGTGGACCGGGTGCGCGCGCGACTGGACGCCGACGGCACGGAGGCCGCGCTGACCGAGGCGCTGGCCGTGCTGGAGGAGGACGCCCGCTGCTGCCGGGAACTCAGCGAGCGGGGTGCCCGCTGGCTGGTCGAGACGGTCGGGCCGACGGTGGCGGTGCAGACCCACTGCAACGCCGGAGCGCTGGCCACCGTCGAGTGGGGCACCGCGCTGGGCGTGGTGCGTTCCCTCCAGCAGCACGGCGCGCTGGGCCACGTCTACGCCTCGGAGACCCGCCCCCTGCTCCAGGGGGCACGCCTGACCGTGTGGGAGCTGGCGCAGATCGGCGCGCCGCACACCCTGGTGGTGGAC contains:
- a CDS encoding NAD(P)/FAD-dependent oxidoreductase, producing MTKPRVVIVGAGFAGYHAAKTLSRLARGRAEIVVLNSTDYFLYLPLLPEVAAGVVEPRRVSVPLNGTLDGVRVIIGEADQVDLHNRWVGFTQPEGDRGQLAYDRLVLAVGSVNKLLPIPGVTEYAHGFRGLPEALFLHDHVVRQIELAEQAADPAEQQSRATFVVVGAGYTGTEVAAHGQLFTDQLAATRAGLTVRPRWLLLDVADRVLPELDQRMSDTAQRVLTRRGVDVRMGTSVAEATADGVRLTDGDYVPTCTLVWCVGVRPDPFVADLGLRTEKGRLVVDEYLGVPGFPEVYACGDAAAVPDLTRPGGICAMTAQHAQRQGKLVAHNIAASYGQGRRKPYKHHDLGWVVDLGGWDAAANPLKVSLSGPPAKAVTRGYHLFAMPGNRARIGADWMLDAALPRPAVQLGLVPANAVPLESSSPEVALRRP
- a CDS encoding glycosyltransferase family 2 protein codes for the protein MQPDVSVVVPVYDTMPYLRACLASLLGQTIGHQRMEIIAVDDGSTDGGGRLLDQLAARYPDTVRVRHQANSGGPANPCNRGLELATGRYVFFVGSDDRLGPEALERLVAGADRYTSDVVAGRAVGVNSRHMFQEIFAESRVDVDLFDSALPWSLANIKLFRRDLVERHHLRFHEDMPILSDQPFTLEACYRARRVSVLADYDYYHAVRRLDARNITYRSRLEQRLRCVELLVDRVAELIPAGKQRDAVLRRHFGLEVAHLVGDDLPRLDDPTRERVYGVVRRLVDRYLTDDLRDALDIETRLRLSAVAGGGLDDLLTVITQDAERGVPPTVMAGNRWHAGYPGVGLPAWTDVTGVRADWLARLDAVAVRWEGNRSLTVTARSPHPDLGRLVGGPIRVRAGQIPGDTLDVSPDARGSLVRVRFPVDRLLAGSATTGQRHPLRVEVDGTDGRGTAALRAPGLAPARPRIRRHGTRLYAVTTSLDARTGHLVLAVVPVTAARLAARLRRGGR
- the smpB gene encoding SsrA-binding protein SmpB; this encodes MEATTAREQGRTLIASNRKARHDYAILKTYEAGIVLVGTEVKSLRAGRASLVDAFAQERDGEILLYGLHIAEYGFGSWTNHAPRRTRKLLLHRVEIARILERLRDGGSTLVPLSMYFENGWAKVELALARGKKSYDKRQALAERDANREIARELGRHLKGRGRGRTEPRR
- the mtnA gene encoding S-methyl-5-thioribose-1-phosphate isomerase, with amino-acid sequence MRTIDWRDGRIVAIDQTRLPHEVEFLEIETIEALVAAIRSLAIRGAPAIGVAGALGVALAARLHGDDPAELHRAVDAVRAARPTAVNLAWGVDRVRARLDADGTEAALTEALAVLEEDARCCRELSERGARWLVETVGPTVAVQTHCNAGALATVEWGTALGVVRSLQQHGALGHVYASETRPLLQGARLTVWELAQIGAPHTLVVDSAAASVLAQGLVDAVVVGADRITANGDVINKVGTYPLALAAARAGVPMVVAAPESTVDLATPSGRDVTIEVRAPEEITALGAAALAPRGTETLNYAFDVTPADLVTAIVTERRVILPAAGGRPDDPTERP